Proteins from a genomic interval of Sulfurospirillum oryzae:
- a CDS encoding TipAS antibiotic-recognition domain-containing protein, protein MIKNASEEYLNSCREALQEEQNKSLSKTNNWEHVDRAKVHSKWDLLYKEIAQHIDNTKPDDIKIQELIAKHYAIACQFYIPTKKAYIAMGLFYEDNQDMKNYHNAYHPKMAEFLGNAMYFYAKANL, encoded by the coding sequence ATGATTAAAAATGCAAGTGAAGAGTATTTAAACTCTTGTCGAGAAGCTCTTCAAGAAGAACAAAACAAAAGTCTTTCCAAAACAAATAATTGGGAACATGTTGATAGAGCTAAAGTACATAGTAAATGGGATCTTTTGTATAAAGAAATTGCCCAACATATAGACAATACGAAGCCAGATGATATAAAAATTCAAGAATTGATTGCTAAGCATTATGCTATAGCATGCCAGTTTTATATACCAACAAAAAAAGCTTATATTGCAATGGGTTTATTTTATGAAGATAACCAAGATATGAAAAATTATCATAATGCTTATCATCCTAAAATGGCTGAGTTTTTGGGTAATGCGATGTACTTCTATGCAAAAGCTAATTTATAA